The Hymenobacter sp. DG01 sequence AACCCGGTAGCAGCCCTCAACAACCGCAAGGACATCAGTGAGGTAAAGCGCCTGATCGGTAACGTGCAGTTTGACTACAAGATCCACGGTGTAGAAGGCCTGCGCGCCAACCTGAACCTGGCCACCGACATTTCGCGGGGTGAGGGCTCGGCAGTGAACAACCTGGCTGACTTCGGCAACTTCCTCAACCAAGGCCGTTACACCCAGTACAACCAGAAGAAGGACATGCGCCTGCTGGAAGCCTACCTGGCCTACGGCAAGCAGTTTGGCGGTACGCGCTTCGACATTCAGGCGGGTCACTCCTACCAGGATTTCGTGAACAAGGGCGACAACTTCCTGGCCTACCGCTTCGACCGCACAACGCTGGTGAACTCCACCGACGTGCTGACCGTGCCGGGCTACTACTCTAAGCTGGTGCTGCTCTCCTACTTCGGCCGGGCTACGGTGAACGTAAAGGACCGCTACCTGCTGACCGCTACCGTCCGGAACGATAACACCTCGCGCTTCGCTGATGGCAACCGCAGCGGTATCTTCCCGGCTATTGGTCTCGGCTGGCGCCTGAAGGGCGAGGATTTCCTGGCCAACAACAACACTATTTCCGAGCTGAAGCTGCGCGCCGGCTGGGGTCGCACCGGCCAGCAGGACATCGGGGGCGTGTACGACTACCTGCCGCGCTACGTGGTGGGCAACGCCGCCGCTCAGTACAACGGCGTTACTACCCTGCGTCCTTCGGGCTACAACGAAGGCCTGACCTGGGAAACCACCACTACCTGGAACGTAGGTCTGGATTACGGTTTCTGGGATAACCGCCTCTCGGGCTCGATTGACGCCTACGACCGCACCTCCGACGACCTGCTCGCGCTGGTTAACGTAGCAGCCGGCTCGAACCTCACCAACCAGCTCAATGCCAACATCGGCTCGTTACGCAACCGTGGTATTGAATTCAACATCAACGCCGCTCCCGTACGCTCCGAAACCTGGAACTGGGACGTGAACTTCAACGCGGCCTACAACAAAACCAAAATCACGGAGCTGGGCGAACAGCAGCCTGGCTTTGAGGGCTACCTGACGGGTGGCATCCCCGGCGGTACGGGCAGCACCATTCAGGTGAATACCGTGGGCTACCCTAACAACGCTTTCTACGTGTTGCAGCAGGTGTATGGCAGCAATGGCCGTCCGCTGGAAGGCATCTACGTGGACCGCAACGGCGATGGTACCATCAACGAGCGGGATAACTACCGCTACAAGCAGGCAGCGCCGCTGGTAGTACTGGGCTTCTCCTCGAACGTGGCCTATAAGAAGCTGAACCTCTCGTTCACGCTGCGCGGCAACCTGGGCAACTACGTGTACAACTCCATTGCCGCCAACCTGGGCAACTTCTCCAACGCCAAGGGTTCGACCAACTACCTGTTGAACCTGCCCTCCGACATCCGCAACACCGGATTCGTGTCTCAGCAGCTGTTCTCCGATTACTACCTGGAAAACGGCTCGTTCCTGCGCGGCGAGAACATCACGCTGGGCTACAACGTGGGCAAAATTTTCTCGGAGAAAGCAAACTTGCGCCTGTCGGCTGCTGTTCAGAATGCGTTCCTTATCACCAAGTATAACGGGCTTGATCCTGAGATATTTGGCGGCATCGACAACAACTTTTACCCCCGCGCCCGCACGTTCACCTTCGGTCTGAACCTAGGCTTCTAATATTCCCACCCATGAACAAAACGATATTCCGCGGCCTGGCCGTTGCGGCCACCGGCCTGGCCCTCGTTGGGGGTACTACTTCCTGCACCAAGGAGCTGGATCAGACCCCGCGCTACGAGGTAACGCCCGATAAAGTATATGCTAACCTGGACGGCTACCGTCAGGTGCTGGCCAAACTCTACGGCGGCTTTGCCCTGACCGGGCAGACGGGCCCTGCCGGCGCCGGCGACATTGGCGGCATCGACGAGGGTACCTCCGACTACCTGCGTCAGTACTGGAGCGCCCAGGAGCTGTCCACCGACGAGGCGGCCATTGTATGGAACGACCTTGGGGTGCGCGACTGGCACAACATGAACTGGAACTCCAGCAACCCCCTGATCCGGGGTTTGTATAGCCGCATCTACTTTGAAATTGCAGCCTGCAACGAGTTCATCCGCGAGTCCTCGGACGATAAGCTGTCCTCCCGCCTCTCGGCTGCCGAAGCTACCACGGCTAAGCGTTTCCGCGCCGAAGCCCGCTTCCTGCGCGCTGTGGCATACATGCACGCCCTAGACCTGTTCGGCAATGGCCCATTCGTGACGGAAAACGATGCCGTAGGCTTCGCTAAGCCCGCCTATGCTACCCGCCAGCAGCTGTTCGACTACGTAGAAAAGGAGCTGACGGCCCTGAGCAGCGACGCTGACTTCGCTGACGCGCGCACTAATGAGTATGCTCGCGTGGATAAAGCGGCTGCCTGGGCTATGCTCTCGCGCCTGTACCTGA is a genomic window containing:
- a CDS encoding TonB-dependent receptor; the protein is MKHPYLAKLALPLLCASAGVSTAYAQGIGTVSGRVLDEKGEGMPGVTVLIEGTTVGGSTNSDGTFSIQNVPSGPHTLVLSFVGYTTQRQSINVTAGQNTAVTSLTLSENTTLLNEAVVVGYGVQRRQDVTGAVASVQAKDFVQGQVTNPEQLVQGKIAGVSITTGGGAPGAPANVRIRGNSSLNANNDPLYVIDGVPVDKEGISGASNPLTLINPNDIESVTVLKDASATAIYGNRAANGVILVTTKKGLQGEKLTVNLSSQTSVSRRTKSYDVLNAQEFAEIIRANGSASQIATLGTANTDWQDEIFRTAATYDNNVSLTGSAGKVPFRVSYGNLQQEGIVITNKLQRNTGSVSLSPMLFDDHLRIDINAKGTQVNNRFIEGAQIGNAVLFDPTQPVRSSEAPFAPYGGYFQFLQANGNPLGQAIGNPVAALNNRKDISEVKRLIGNVQFDYKIHGVEGLRANLNLATDISRGEGSAVNNLADFGNFLNQGRYTQYNQKKDMRLLEAYLAYGKQFGGTRFDIQAGHSYQDFVNKGDNFLAYRFDRTTLVNSTDVLTVPGYYSKLVLLSYFGRATVNVKDRYLLTATVRNDNTSRFADGNRSGIFPAIGLGWRLKGEDFLANNNTISELKLRAGWGRTGQQDIGGVYDYLPRYVVGNAAAQYNGVTTLRPSGYNEGLTWETTTTWNVGLDYGFWDNRLSGSIDAYDRTSDDLLALVNVAAGSNLTNQLNANIGSLRNRGIEFNINAAPVRSETWNWDVNFNAAYNKTKITELGEQQPGFEGYLTGGIPGGTGSTIQVNTVGYPNNAFYVLQQVYGSNGRPLEGIYVDRNGDGTINERDNYRYKQAAPLVVLGFSSNVAYKKLNLSFTLRGNLGNYVYNSIAANLGNFSNAKGSTNYLLNLPSDIRNTGFVSQQLFSDYYLENGSFLRGENITLGYNVGKIFSEKANLRLSAAVQNAFLITKYNGLDPEIFGGIDNNFYPRARTFTFGLNLGF